In Papaver somniferum cultivar HN1 chromosome 1, ASM357369v1, whole genome shotgun sequence, a genomic segment contains:
- the LOC113271674 gene encoding serpin-ZX-like, which yields MYIILPEERDGLVELIEKASSNPAYLDQHLPIRRVPTREFKIPKFKVYFDFEAKRVLENAGVVLPFDEWKAELAEMLNIEMVNGKTYASGVFHKCSVEIDE from the coding sequence ATGTACATCATTTTACCCGAGGAACGGGATGGGCTAGTTGAACTTATAGAAAAGGCGAGTTCTAATCCTGCCTATTTGGATCAACATCTCCCAATTCGTAGGGTTCCAACAAGAGAATTCAAGATTCCCAAGttcaaagtttattttgattttgaagcaaaaagagtttTAGAGAATGCAGGAGTAGTTTTACCTTTTGATGAATGGAAGGCAGAGCTGGCTGAGATGCTGAATATCGAGATGGTAAACGGGAAGACTTATGCTTCAGGAGTTTTTCACAAGTGTTCTGTAGAAATTGATGAATAA
- the LOC113271665 gene encoding serpin-Z1B-like: MDHQILKLPNESKNKNVAFSPFLDESHPSKRVNPSMNSKRVNSSMKLVKDLWLEESQNKNFAFSPFSIDSALGLLATTASGETLNQLLQFLNCEDPTVLSSSHAELINMLGKPQTEPKLSFVGGVWIEKSFPAIKPSFQEIARAVYKAETETVDFKNQSNEVLKKVNTWAEKETNGLIQNLLPDVAVNEGTKFILANALYFKGSWDRIKQFDRKLTEISKFNLLDRKEPVQVPFMSSRGDQYISCHNNFKVLRLPYKSDRKLASDITRDWKVPPHFSMYIILPNQRDGLGELIEKVSSDPAFLHQYLPVDTVPTRVCKIPKFKISFDFEAKRVLKKVGLVLPFDESKSELTEMLNTDESKAELTGKVNAGSKLHVTAVFHKCFVEIDEEGTEAAASTAVLMGMQQCRQGPHAPPPPPPVDFVADHPFMFIIREEKSGAVLFMGHVLNPLSN, translated from the exons ATGGATCATCAAATACTAAAGCTTCCAAACGAGTCGAAGAACAAGAATGTTGCATTCTCCCCGTTCTTGGACGAAAGCCATCCTTCAAAGAGGGTGAATCCTAGCATGAATTCAAAGAGGGTGAATTCTAGCATGAAACTCGTTAAAGACTTGTGGTTAGAGGAGTCACAGAACAAGAATTTTGCATTCTCTCCGTTCTCGATTGACAGTGCTCTAGGTCTACTAGCTACCACAGCAAGTGGCGAAACCTTAAATCAGTTATTACAGTTCCTCAATTGTGAAGACCCCACTGTTCTAAGTTCTAGTCATGCTGAACTCATCAACATGTTGGGCAAACCACAAACCGAACCTAAACTGTCTTTTGTTGGCGGTGTTTGGATTGAGAAATCATTTCCTGCTATTAAACCTTCGTTCCAAGAAATTGCTCGTGCAGTTTATAAAGCGGAAACCGAAACTGTGGATTTCAAAAATCAG AGCAACGAAGTGCTGAAGAAGGTGAACACATGGGCTGAAAAGGAAACCAATGGGTTAATTCAAAATCTCCTTCCGGATGTTGCAGTCAATGAGGGCACAAAGTTTATATTGGCGAATGCACTCTATTTCAAAGGATCTTGGGACCGAATAAAACAATTTGATCGAAAGCTGACCGAGATATCGAAGTTCAATCTTCTCGACAGAAAAGAACCAGTACAGGTTCCCTTCATGTCATCGAGGGGAGATCAATATATTAGTTGTCATAATAACTTCAAAGTACTGCGACTCCCGTATAAAAGTGATAGGAAACTCGCTTCAGATATTACTAGGGATTGGAAAGTCCCTCCACATTTTTCTATGTATATAATTTTACCGAATCAACGCGATGGGCTCGGAGAACTTATAGAAAAGGTGAGCTCGGATCCTGCTTTTCTTCATCAGTATCTCCCGGTGGATACGGTTCCAACAAGAGTATGCAAGATTCCCAagttcaaaatttcttttgattttgaagcaaaaagagttcTAAAGAAAGTAGGACTCGTTTTACCTTTTGATGAATCAAAGTCGGAGCTGACTGAGATGCTGAATACCGATGAATCGAAGGCAGAGCTGACTGGGAAGGTGAATGCTGGAAGTAAGCTTCATGTTACAGCGGTTTTTCATAAGtgttttgttgaaattgatgaAGAAGGAACTGAAGCTGCTGCTTCTACTGCTGTTTTAATGGGAATGCAGCAATGCCGACAGGGTCCTCatgcacctcctcctcctcctcctgtcGATTTTGTGGCAGATCATCCTTTCATGTTCATTATAAGAGAGGAGAAAAGTGGTGCAGTGTTGTTCATGGGGCATGTCCTTAATCCTTTATCAAACTAA
- the LOC113318369 gene encoding cationic amino acid transporter 5-like isoform X1, whose amino-acid sequence MSLSASLLQPNQINEVNRPAEPRSYWRWGKDEFFPEQSFQNWKSYRSAISQFGIRFKDRFLNRSTDRYELEVLEKQSENSLKRCLTWWDLMWLSFSSVVGTGIFVLTGQEAHNHAGPAIVLSYAISGLSALLSVFCYTEFAVEIPVAGGSFSYLRVELGDFVAFIAAGNILLEAVVGAAGLARSWTSYFATLINREPDSIRIYVSSLAEGYNLLDPIAAVVLLITSTIAVFGTRGTSKLNWIVSILSVALIIFVIVAGFVKANPSNLTPFVPNGTGSIFQAAAVLAWAYTGFDMVATMAEETKRPATDIPIGLIGSMSMITVVYCLMALSLCMMQKYTEMDVSAAFSVAFESVGMKWAKYLVAVGALKGMTTGLLVTSLGQARYTTQIARSHMIPPWFALVHPKTGTPIYATLLVTITAASVSMFSSLEVLSSVSSLSTLFIFMLVAVALLVRRYYARDITSKSDFRKLVLFLSMIIASSIGTIVYYNHTTDGWIGHLITIPFWVLGNIGILIFLPQQRVPKFWGVPLVPWLPSLSIGINLFLIGSLGYEAFVRFGVCTVVMLVYYFFVGLHATYDVSNQNQGDPDTAERKENNK is encoded by the coding sequence ATGTCCCTCTCTGCCTCTTTGCTTCAGCCCAACCAAATCAATGAAGTCAACAGACCTGCTGAACCAAGGAGTTATTGGAGATGGGGCAAAGATGAATTCTTTCCGGAACAATCATTTCAGAATTGGAAGAGTTACAGATCAGCTATCTCTCAATTCGGGATCAGATTCAAGGATCGCTTTCTTAACCGTTCCACGGATAGGTATGAGCTTGAAGTGCTTGAAAAACAAAGTGAGAACAGCTTGAAACGATGCCTTACCTGGTGGGATCTTATGTGGTTAAGTTTCAGCTCAGTTGTTGGTACTGGAATTTTTGTTCTTACAGGTCAAGAAGCCCACAACCATGCTGGTCCTGCAATTGTCTTATCATATGCAATCTCGGGGTTATCGGCGTTACTCTCTGTGTTTTGTTACACAGAATTCGCAGTTGAAATTCCGGTTGCTGGTGGTTCTTTCTCTTACTTAAGAGTTGAATTGGGGGATTTTGTAGCCTTCATAGCAGCAGGTAACATACTATTGGAAGCGGTTGTTGGGGCAGCTGGATTAGCAAGATCTTGGACCTCTTATTTCGCTACACTTATTAACCGTGAACCTGATTCTATACGTATATATGTTAGCAGCCTTGCAGAAGGTTATAATCTATTGGACCCAATTGCTGCTGTCGTGCTGTTAATCACGTCCACTATAGCAGTATTTGGTACCCGAGGAACTTCAAAGCTGAACTGGATTGTATCTATTCTAAGTGTAGCATTGATAATTTTCGTTATTGTAGCAGGTTTCGTGAAGGCAAATCCCTCAAATTTAACTCCCTTTGTTCCAAATGGAACAGGAAGTATTTTTCAAGCTGCAGCAGTCTTGGCATGGGCATATACAGGTTTCGACATGGTTGCAACAATGGCTGAAGAAACTAAGAGACCTGCAACCGACATACCGATTGGTTTAATAGGTTCAATGTCAATGATCACCGTGGTTTACTGTCTAATGGCATTGTCACTGTGTATGATGCAGAAATATACTGAGATGGATGTGAGCGCGgcattttctgttgcttttgagAGTGTGGGTATGAAGTGGGCAAAATATTTGGTTGCAGTTGGTGCTCTTAAGGGCATGACAACAGGTTTACTAGTCACCTCACTAGGGCAAGCACGATACACAACTCAAATTGCTCGATCCCATATGATTCCTCCCTGGTTTGCATTAGTGCATCCAAAAACTGGAACACCGATTTATGCTACACTTTTAGTTACCATAACTGCAGCAAGTGTATCTATGTTCTCAAGTTTGGAAGTTTTGTCAAGTGTTTCTTCACTCAGCACTCTTTTTATCTTCATGTTGGTAGCTGTTGCACTGCTTGTGCGGCGATATTATGCTAGAGATATTACATCTAAATCTGATTTTCGCAAACTGGTTTTGTTTCTATCGATGATTATAGCATCTTCGATTGGAACAATTGTTTATTACAATCATACGACTGATGGATGGATTGGACATCTAATAACCATACCATTTTGGGTTCTTGGGAATATAGGAATCCTGATATTTCTTCCTCAACAACGGGTTCCAAAGTTCTGGGGTGTTCCGTTAGTGCCATGGTTGCCATCTTTATCAATAGGGATAAACCTTTTTCTTATTGGATCACTCGGTTATGAAGCTTTTGTGAGATTTGGGGTCTGCACAGTGGTGATGCTAGTTTACTACTTTTTTGTCGGTCTCCATGCAACATATGACGTCTCTAATCAGAACCAAGGTGATCCAGATACTGCAGAGAGAAAAGAGAACAACAAGTAA
- the LOC113318369 gene encoding cationic amino acid transporter 8, vacuolar-like isoform X2, which yields MNSFRNNHFRIGRVTDQLSLNSGSDSRIAFLTVPRIGQEAHNHAGPAIVLSYAISGLSALLSVFCYTEFAVEIPVAGGSFSYLRVELGDFVAFIAAGNILLEAVVGAAGLARSWTSYFATLINREPDSIRIYVSSLAEGYNLLDPIAAVVLLITSTIAVFGTRGTSKLNWIVSILSVALIIFVIVAGFVKANPSNLTPFVPNGTGSIFQAAAVLAWAYTGFDMVATMAEETKRPATDIPIGLIGSMSMITVVYCLMALSLCMMQKYTEMDVSAAFSVAFESVGMKWAKYLVAVGALKGMTTGLLVTSLGQARYTTQIARSHMIPPWFALVHPKTGTPIYATLLVTITAASVSMFSSLEVLSSVSSLSTLFIFMLVAVALLVRRYYARDITSKSDFRKLVLFLSMIIASSIGTIVYYNHTTDGWIGHLITIPFWVLGNIGILIFLPQQRVPKFWGVPLVPWLPSLSIGINLFLIGSLGYEAFVRFGVCTVVMLVYYFFVGLHATYDVSNQNQGDPDTAERKENNK from the exons ATGAATTCTTTCCGGAACAATCATTTCAGAATTGGAAGAGTTACAGATCAGCTATCTCTCAATTCGGGATCAGATTCAAGGATCGCTTTCTTAACCGTTCCACGGATAG GTCAAGAAGCCCACAACCATGCTGGTCCTGCAATTGTCTTATCATATGCAATCTCGGGGTTATCGGCGTTACTCTCTGTGTTTTGTTACACAGAATTCGCAGTTGAAATTCCGGTTGCTGGTGGTTCTTTCTCTTACTTAAGAGTTGAATTGGGGGATTTTGTAGCCTTCATAGCAGCAGGTAACATACTATTGGAAGCGGTTGTTGGGGCAGCTGGATTAGCAAGATCTTGGACCTCTTATTTCGCTACACTTATTAACCGTGAACCTGATTCTATACGTATATATGTTAGCAGCCTTGCAGAAGGTTATAATCTATTGGACCCAATTGCTGCTGTCGTGCTGTTAATCACGTCCACTATAGCAGTATTTGGTACCCGAGGAACTTCAAAGCTGAACTGGATTGTATCTATTCTAAGTGTAGCATTGATAATTTTCGTTATTGTAGCAGGTTTCGTGAAGGCAAATCCCTCAAATTTAACTCCCTTTGTTCCAAATGGAACAGGAAGTATTTTTCAAGCTGCAGCAGTCTTGGCATGGGCATATACAGGTTTCGACATGGTTGCAACAATGGCTGAAGAAACTAAGAGACCTGCAACCGACATACCGATTGGTTTAATAGGTTCAATGTCAATGATCACCGTGGTTTACTGTCTAATGGCATTGTCACTGTGTATGATGCAGAAATATACTGAGATGGATGTGAGCGCGgcattttctgttgcttttgagAGTGTGGGTATGAAGTGGGCAAAATATTTGGTTGCAGTTGGTGCTCTTAAGGGCATGACAACAGGTTTACTAGTCACCTCACTAGGGCAAGCACGATACACAACTCAAATTGCTCGATCCCATATGATTCCTCCCTGGTTTGCATTAGTGCATCCAAAAACTGGAACACCGATTTATGCTACACTTTTAGTTACCATAACTGCAGCAAGTGTATCTATGTTCTCAAGTTTGGAAGTTTTGTCAAGTGTTTCTTCACTCAGCACTCTTTTTATCTTCATGTTGGTAGCTGTTGCACTGCTTGTGCGGCGATATTATGCTAGAGATATTACATCTAAATCTGATTTTCGCAAACTGGTTTTGTTTCTATCGATGATTATAGCATCTTCGATTGGAACAATTGTTTATTACAATCATACGACTGATGGATGGATTGGACATCTAATAACCATACCATTTTGGGTTCTTGGGAATATAGGAATCCTGATATTTCTTCCTCAACAACGGGTTCCAAAGTTCTGGGGTGTTCCGTTAGTGCCATGGTTGCCATCTTTATCAATAGGGATAAACCTTTTTCTTATTGGATCACTCGGTTATGAAGCTTTTGTGAGATTTGGGGTCTGCACAGTGGTGATGCTAGTTTACTACTTTTTTGTCGGTCTCCATGCAACATATGACGTCTCTAATCAGAACCAAGGTGATCCAGATACTGCAGAGAGAAAAGAGAACAACAAGTAA
- the LOC113271683 gene encoding serpin-ZX-like: MSKFHLLDEKKTVQVPFMSSTEDQYIKCYDNFKVLKLPYKRDWETPPRFSMDWKIPPHFSMYIILPEQRNGLGQLIEEVSSDSAFLDHYLEVWRRVPTTEFKIPKFKICFDFEAKRVLKKMGLVLPFDNSKAELTEMFDDSMTELTEVLNTDESKAELTEMLYTGSKLHVTGVFHKCFVEIDEEGTEAAAATAIVGGAFFYCSPPTPPPPVAFVADHPFMFIIREEESGAVLFMGHVLNPSSN, from the coding sequence ATGTCAAAGTTCCATCTCCTGGATGAGAAAAAAACAGTGCAAGTTCCCTTCATGTCTTCTACAGAAGATCAATATATCAAGTGTTATGATAACTTTAAAGTACTGAAACTGCCGTATAAAAGGGATTGGGAAACCCCTCCACGTTTTTCTATGGACTGGAAAATCCCTCCACATTTTTCTATGTACATAATTTTACCAGAGCAGCGCAATGGGCTCGGCCAACTTATAGAAGAAGTGAGCTCTGATTCTGCTTTTCTCGATCATTATCTCGAAGTTTGGAGGCGGGTTCCAACAACAGAATTCAAGATTCCCAAATTTAAAATCTGTTTCGATTTTGAAGCAAAACGAGTTCTAAAGAAAATGGGACTAGTTTTACCTTTTGATAACTCAAAGGCGGAGCTGACTGAGATGTTCGATGACTCAATGACAGAATTGACTGAGGTGCTGAATACTGATGAATCGAAGGCAGAGTTGACTGAGATGCTGTATACTGGAAGTAAGCTTCATGTCACAGGGGTTTTTCACAAGtgttttgttgaaattgatgaAGAAGGAACTGAGGCTGCCGCTGCTACTGCTATTGTGGGGGGTGCTTTTTTTTATTGCTCCCCTCCTACTCCGCCTCCTCCCGTCGCTTTTGTGGCAGATCATCCTTTCATGTTTATTATTAGAGAGGAAGAAAGTGGTGCAGTGTTGTTCATGGGACATGTCCTTAATCCTTCATCAAACTAG